ATAGAAAAGGGTGGGGGAAAGTAATTAAAGGAggcatttcaaaataatggggcttttaaaaataaaaataaaaaaaattcaagaggCAAGTCCATTTAAATAATGCTTGAATATGTACtgttaagttttctttttgaaaattagTGATAATTGTATTCAATAATTGGACACAAAGATCAAATACTCATAAAGGGTTAGTATAAAGATGTATGCACAGTAACTACAGGGGGTTAATCAATATATAAGAGGATATACTGGCGACATCGCACAACTTGTATCTCCACTAATAGCCCTAAAAGaccaaataaatttcaatgtAACAGTCACATGCCTGAGCAAATCAGACATGTAATACAACGCCCAAAATTACAAATAGAACGATAACTAACTCTCACAAGTAGAGACTAAAACACAAATAAACACCCAACTCACAAAGAGTTGTTGGTTTCAGTATTTTAAAAAGTAGGAAAATTACccttaaaattataaattattacaCTATTGACCCTTTTGTGCGTCAAATTACAAATGATTAAAAAGTTGACATATCcatatgaaaaaagaagaattgacACATCACCTATACTAGAAGGTTAAATAGAATCTGTCCAACAAATAAAAGGTTAAATTTTTTCTATAAGTTCTTATTTGTTGTCCATATGACATGTTAATTCAGGTTTATCATCCATGTCCGCATAAAATGGGCTAATTAAGTGTTAGGTAAAAATAACAAAGGTTAAATTTCCTTCCACTCTCTATTTTTCACCGGTGTACCGCCCTTTACGGAAATACTCTTAATTTGCTTCATAACAACTCTATATAAAAGGTGTTGGAAGGTTAACCTTTGAATCAAGGCATCTTGAATCAACATTCAACATCCCTCTGTCTGTGTTTTTGTTTCACACGCGTGCAcgtacacacacaaaaatcaaGATGGAGGGATCCAAACGTATGTTTTCAACTGTCTTCATCCTCGTCCTGCTCCTTGTGGCTATTggtatctctctctttcctcattttaatttcatctttatatttgattagtgatatatttcttttcaatGCTCAAAGAcgtttcaagtttgaatccaCCTTCTCTCATTCATTTTTATCGATGAATCTTTGGCAGGGACGGGTCCAATGGTTGCTGAGGGCAAGGTCGAAACAAAGGAGACGTCGAGGACTTGTGAGTCTTTGAGCACGAAATTCAAGGGACCTT
Above is a genomic segment from Prunus dulcis chromosome 7, ALMONDv2, whole genome shotgun sequence containing:
- the LOC117634861 gene encoding defensin Ec-AMP-D1-like, whose protein sequence is MEGSKRMFSTVFILVLLLVAIGTGPMVAEGKVETKETSRTCESLSTKFKGPCFRSSNCANICEKEGFKGGKCVGFRLRCTCTKKC